In Nicotiana tabacum cultivar K326 chromosome 17, ASM71507v2, whole genome shotgun sequence, one DNA window encodes the following:
- the LOC142171933 gene encoding uncharacterized protein LOC142171933, whose protein sequence is MGDNHQFLFDLCWLRVKGCDIVLGIDWIDSVTLILLNTNPHSVSFIKDGDVVTLFGNKESSQISPTNLKFITKLLKGSFCSFVAQAQMNSMESTDISPVPVQFNKLLTHYADVFQETKGLPPRRSCDHIIELVPIAKVLNQRPYRYSYMQKNVIEKLVQEMLQASTVVSSSSPFASPVILVKKKDAS, encoded by the coding sequence ATGGGGGATAACCATCAATTCCTATTTGATTTATGTTGGTTGCGAGTTAAAGGTTGTGATATTGTGTTAGGAATCGATTGGATCGATTCAGTTACTCTCATCCTGTTAAACACCAATCCTCACAGTGTTTCCTTTATTAAAGATGGGGATGTGGTGACTCTTTTTGGCAACAAGGAAAGTTCTCAGATATCTCCTACTAACCTCAAGTTTATTACCAAATTATTAAAAGGGAGTTTTTGCAGTTTTGTGGCCCAAGCCCAAATGAACTCTATGGAGAGTACTGACATCAGCCCAGTTCCAGTTCAATTTAATAAATTATTGACTCATTATGCAGATGTATTCCAAGAAACCAAAGGGTTGCCTCCTAGACGAAGTTGTGATCATATTATTGAGCTTGTCCCCATAGCAAAAGTTTTGAATCAAAGGCCCTATCGCTACTCCTACATGCAAAAGAATGTGATTGAAAAGCTAGTGCAGGAAATGTTACAAGCTAGCACGGTGGTTTCTAGCTCGTCCCCTTTTGCTTCACCTGTCATCTTGGTGAAGAAAAAAGATGCATCCtga